In the Bacteroidia bacterium genome, one interval contains:
- a CDS encoding CAP domain-containing protein: MKRIFSFVAIASISGIWVAAQTPTPKQAMAAYEQADYEDCVQMVSKVLKKAGGSERVKLLLYRADSYYQLSKDPKMAEKYPNAIELATKDAMTAVRSASPKDKNIKKFHPFLDTISRITIRKGMEFYEQKKYAEAKPIFLQAGKIDPNGMGYYYAGKCALYNNEKDYVNSFIPIAEAHYADFKSKKPKLKDKYNSEVFVELIRYYAQVNNYLKAQELLTQAIEMFPNDSKVRELKMTPIMQITRKKDPKTKKLKFFYEPYTPEQITFADSLLNAHKSVIDILATEINKKRPAPATISPELSRSAVLHAWDMRTINYFSDAGVNKSDPTKRAKQAGYEGKCVGCIYIGTKDPNEVLKAWMAQEVTQMNLTKPDAKQMGIGVVPVAEHNRIPEQKNEGFFWVVILGNK; the protein is encoded by the coding sequence ATGAAAAGAATATTTTCTTTTGTTGCTATTGCGAGCATAAGTGGAATTTGGGTAGCGGCACAAACTCCTACCCCCAAACAAGCTATGGCTGCCTATGAGCAGGCAGATTATGAGGATTGTGTTCAAATGGTGAGTAAAGTTTTAAAAAAAGCAGGTGGAAGCGAAAGAGTAAAGCTTTTGCTATATCGTGCTGATTCTTACTACCAGCTTTCGAAAGATCCAAAAATGGCTGAAAAATATCCTAATGCTATTGAATTAGCTACAAAAGATGCTATGACCGCTGTACGGTCTGCTTCACCCAAAGATAAAAACATCAAAAAGTTTCATCCTTTTTTAGATACTATCAGTCGTATTACCATTCGTAAGGGTATGGAATTTTATGAGCAGAAAAAATATGCAGAAGCTAAGCCTATTTTTTTACAAGCAGGCAAAATTGACCCAAATGGAATGGGATACTACTATGCAGGAAAATGTGCGCTTTATAACAACGAAAAAGATTATGTTAATAGCTTCATACCTATTGCAGAGGCACATTATGCTGACTTCAAGAGTAAAAAACCCAAACTCAAAGATAAGTATAACTCCGAAGTTTTTGTAGAGCTTATTCGGTACTATGCACAAGTAAATAACTACTTAAAAGCCCAAGAATTACTTACACAAGCTATCGAAATGTTTCCTAATGATAGTAAAGTCCGAGAACTTAAAATGACCCCAATTATGCAGATTACTAGAAAAAAAGACCCTAAAACTAAAAAACTCAAATTTTTCTACGAACCCTACACCCCAGAACAAATTACTTTTGCCGATTCGCTACTTAACGCACATAAGTCTGTTATTGATATTTTAGCAACAGAAATAAATAAAAAAAGACCTGCACCTGCTACTATAAGTCCAGAACTTTCCCGCAGTGCTGTTTTACATGCATGGGACATGCGTACTATCAACTACTTTTCTGATGCAGGAGTGAACAAATCTGATCCAACTAAACGAGCTAAACAAGCAGGTTATGAAGGTAAGTGTGTAGGGTGCATTTATATTGGTACAAAAGACCCTAATGAAGTCCTTAAAGCATGGATGGCACAAGAAGTTACACAAATGAATCTTACTAAACCTGATGCTAAGCAAATGGGCATAGGAGTTGTTCCCGTAGCAGAACATAACCGAATCCCTGAACAAAAAAATGAAGGGTTTTTCTGGGTAGTTATACTAGGCAATAAATAA